A single Vigna radiata var. radiata cultivar VC1973A chromosome 8, Vradiata_ver6, whole genome shotgun sequence DNA region contains:
- the LOC106772061 gene encoding putative 1-phosphatidylinositol-3-phosphate 5-kinase FAB1D isoform X2 — protein sequence MESYSEESNNNNEGYTVRDVEIAQGHNFQEEKAYHSEDPIESSVEETEYSLPDDLEVQTWEPPEPENPQDDMDNSVTCNDDDEDHGMEIANLGEPISINSSEDELSGTYRFKEEKLRAMEEMMNGKFKALVGQLLKSVGVSSSDEGDKCWVDIVTSLSWEAASFLKPDAVGGSTMNPDGYVKVKCIAAGSRGQSQLIRGLVFKKHAAHKHMPTKYKNPRLLLISGALGHSIDGLSSFDSMDQEKDDLKSKMDRIEMCHPNVILVEKTVSRDVQESILAKGMTLVFDMKLHRLERVARCTGSPILSCDNLNGQKLRHCDFVYFEKFVEEHDGVGEGGKKPTKTLMFIEGCPTRLGCTILLKGTHSDELKRIKCVLRCAVVMAYHLILETSFLVDQKAMFSTIPSSSVTDILPTNKDSCDLASTNSSIPSLEYSGENGIVSTDIVICNGLQEQNTNGNNSGEEFSPFSCEPYNPAVFSGFSAISSSLKKVMGDSFPFASSAPYQSLSAYFGFNGRKPDGQVDESISVLNSPEADGITMIEGKNHSNEVKSLNDGQSLSSPVYIDSSGNISKDGHNDRKELQSKDDINSVLDSQSILVLMSSRNALRGTVCKQSHFSHIMFYNNFDIPLGKFLQDNLLNQTRLCDACQELPDAHFYYYAHHNKQLTIQVKRLPLEKLLPGEAEGKIWMWSRCRKCSSGSTKRVLISTTARSLSFGKFLELGLSRYSSSRKLSCGHSLDRDFLYFFGLGHMVAMFRYSSVTTYTVSMPPQKLEFNGAMRQEWLLKETKNVYMKGISLFREVANCLKTIQFDGLGGSIRDFSEVEKMLKQEQEEFEENVKTAIAKKGDPDQASFKLLTLNRLMWDLLIESYVWVQRLYPLRSPDSLRLESDVSEKVMQDGDIEIMFDTPVQVHELTVKEIPIGGPLLDCNEQDDSSNTQDVKVPVVDDLISRRSSDQKLKLSLDVSTQLPDHLEVRKNSPVSTDIPANHPVADLKLLSKSASNSPVSNLLDSNDWLWKPFTDIRQIGIREFQKRLLPKFESVSSSIAEYIPTANQLITEEGTRLHIPLKTDNYVVSDFEGEPSSIIACALALLKDTYQVSEVDDEDDRNETGITSNSSESLHSLTNGTLTSLQSFSRSSSDSESVHSAASSSEESRASRATENHSIEIAMGGAKSLGREKYSVICHYFKHFRELRNWCCPSELDFIASLSRCRNWDAKGGKSKSYFAKTLDDRFIIKEIKKTELDSFLGFSSLYFKHMRESFESGSQTCLAKVLGIYQVTKRHVKSGKEVRYDLMVMENLTYNRNITRQYDLKGALFARYNSAADGDGDVLLDQNFVNDMNSSPLYVSHKAKRVLQRAVWNDTSFLNSINVMDYSLLVGVDSQKRELVCGIIDYLRQYTWDKHLETWMKSSLVVPRNVLPTVISPKEYKKRFRKFMSTYFFSIPDHWCSQKSSNPCKLCCSGEEDDDHPSPEKP from the exons ATGGAAAGCTATTCCGAAGAAAGCAATAACAACAATGAGGGTTACACAGTGAGAGATGTGGAAATTGCACAAGGGCAtaactttcaagaagaaaaagctTATCATTCTGAAGACCCTATTGAATCCTCTGTCGAGGAAACTGAATATTCTCTTCCCGATGATCTGGAAGTCCAAACTTGGGAACCTCCTGAGCCAGAGAACCCACAGGATGACATGGACAATAGTGTGACCTGTAATGACGATGATGAAGACCACGGCATGGAGATTGCAAACTTGGGTGAGCCAATTTCTATCAATAGTTCCGAGGATGAATTAAGTGGGACCTATAGGTTCAAAGAGGAAAAACTAAGAGCAATGGAAGAAATGATGAATGGGAAATTCAAGGCACTTGTTGGTCAGCTTCTTAAATCTGTAGGTGTTTCCTCTTCGGACGAAGGTGATAAGTGTTGGGTGGACATAGTTACATCTTTATCATGGGAAGCCGCATCTTTTTTGAAGCCTGATGCAGTAGGAGGTAGTACAATGAATCCTGATGGATATGTTAAAGTGAAGTGCATTGCTGCTGGTTCTCGTGGCCAAAG TCAACTAATCAGAGGTTTGGTCTTCAAAAAACATGCTGCTCACAAGCATATGCCAACTAAGTATAAAAATCCTAGATTATTACTGATTAGTGGCGCGCTTGGTCATTCTATTGATGGCCTGTCCTCATTTGACTCCATGGACCAG GAGAAGGATGATCTGAAATCTAAAATGGATCGTATTGAAATGTGCCATCCAAATGTTATATTAGTGGAGAAAACTGTCTCTCGTGATGTACAAGAGTCAATTTTGGCAAAGGGAATGACACTTGTGTTTGATATGAAGCTTCACCGTCTGGAAAGAGTTGCACGTTGTACTGGTTCACCAATTTTATCATGTGATAATTTGAATGGTCAAAAGCTAAGACACtgtgattttgtttattttgagaaGTTTGTGGAGGAACATGATGGGGTTGGTGAAGGAGGAAAGAAGCCCACCAAGACTTTGATGTTCATTGAGGGCTGTCCTACACGTTTGGGCTGCACA ATTTTACTGAAAGGAACTCATAGTGATGAGCTGAAGAGGATTAAATGTGTCTTGCGCTGTGCAGTTGTCATGGCATATCACTTAATTCTTGAAACTTCATTTCTTGTTGATCAGAAAGCTATGTTCTCTACCATTCCATCTTCGAGTGTCACAGATATCTTGCCAACAAATAAAGATTCCTGTGATTTAGCATCGACTAATTCAAGCATTCCATCTCTTGAGTATTCTGGTGAAAATGGAATAGTTAGTACTGATATTGTTATATGCAATGGACTTCAAGAACAAAACACAAATGGAAACAATTCAGGAGAGGAGTTTTCTCCATTCTCTTGTGAACCATATAATCCAGCTGTCTTTTCTGGGTTCTCAGCTATTTCATCTTCTCTTAAGAAAGTTATGGGGGATAGTTTTCCCTTTGCTTCTTCTGCTCCTTATCAATCTTTATCAGCATACTTTGGCTTCAATGGAAGGAAGCCTGATGGTCAGGTTGATGAGTCAATTTCTGTTTTAAACTCTCCAGAGGCTGATGGAATTACCATGATTGAAGGAAAAAATCATTCTAATGAAGTGAAGTCGCTTAATGATGGGCAATCCCTGTCTTCCCCCGTGTACATAGATTCCAGTGGGAATATAAGTAAAGACGGCCATAATGATAGAAAAGAACTCCAAAGTAAAGATGATATCAATTCAGTATTGGATTCTCAGAGTATTTTGGTCTTGATGTCTAGCCGGAATGCCTTAAGAGGGACTGTATGCAAGCAAAGTCATTTTTCCCATATTATGTTCTACAACAATTTTGATATTCCACTTGGAAAGTTTCTTCAGGACAACTTGCTCAATCAG ACAAGACTTTGTGATGCATGTCAAGAATTGCCAGATGCTCACTTTTATTATTATGCTCATCACAATAAACAGCTTACAATACAAGTTAAACGGTTGCCCCTGGAAAAACTTTTGCCTGGGGAGGCAGAAGGGAAAATTTGGATGTGGAGCCGTTGTCGAAAATGCAGTTCTGGTTCTACAAAGAGAGTGTTGATATCTACCACTGCCCGTAGTCTATCATTTGGAAAATTTTTGGAACTTGGCCTTTCTCGCTATTCTTCTAGCAGAAAATTGAGTTGTGGCCATTCTCTTGATAGGgattttctctatttctttgG ATTAGGTCACATGGTTGCTATGTTCAGATATTCTTCTGTCACCACATACACTGTGTCTATGCCTCCTCAGAAACTGGAGTTCAATGGTGCAATGAGACAAGAATGGCTTTTAAAAGAGACTAAGAAT gTGTATATGAAAGGCATATCATTATTCAGAGAAGTTGCAAACTGTTTGAAGACAATACAATTTGATGGCCTTGGAGGATCAATTAGAGATTTTTCTGAGGTTGAGAAGATGTTAAAGCAAGAGCAAGAAGAGTTTGAG GAAAATGTCAAGACTGCCATTGCTAAAAAAGGGGATCCAGACCAGGCTTCCTTCAAACTTCTCACTTTGAACCGGTTAATGTGGGATCTTCTGATTGAATCCTATGTGTGGGTTCAACGGTTGTACCCATTACGCTCACCTGATAGCTTAAGACTTGAATCTGATGTCTCTGAGAAAGTCATGCAAGATGGGGATATAGAAATTATGTTTGACACACCTGTTCAAGTACATGAACTAACAGTAAAGGAAATTCCAATTGGAGGACCTCTTCTGGACTGTAATGAACAAGATGATTCATCTAACACACAGGATGTGAAAGTAcctgttgttgatgatttgaTATCAAGGAGATCTTCTGACCAAAAGTTGAAATTGAGTCTGGATGTTTCCACTCAGTTACCAGATCATCTTGAAGTACGCAAGAATTCTCCAGTTTCTACCGATATTCCAGCTAATCATCCAGTTGCAGATTTGAAGCTATTAAGTAAAAGTGCTTCCAACTCACCAGTTTCCAACTTGCTGGATTCAAATGATTGGCTCTGGAAGCCATTTACCGACATTCGGCAGATAGGCATAAGGGAATTCCAGAAAAGATTATTGCCAAAATTTGAATCTGTAAGCAGCTCCATTGCTGAATATATACCCACAGCCAATCAATTAATCACCGAGGAAGGTACACGGTTGCATATCCCTCTCAAGACCGACAATTATGTTGTGTCTGACTTCGAGGGTGAACCCTCAAGTATTATTGCTTGTGCACTGGCCTTATTGAAAGATACATATCAGGTATCAGAAGTTGATGATGAGGACGACAGAAATGAAACTGGTATAACTTCCAATTCATCAGAAAGTTTGCATAGCTTGACTAATGGTACCTTAACTTCTTTACAATCATTTTCAAGGAGTTCTTCAGATTCCGAGTCTGTACATTCTGCAGCAAGCAGTTCAGAAGAGTCACGAGCCTCTCGTGCTACAGAAAACCATAGCATAGAGATTGCAATGGGTGGTGCAAAATCACTTGGCAGGGAAAAATACTCAGTGATATGTCATTATTTCAAGCATTTTCGTGAACTTAGAAACTGGTGTTGCCCATCTGAGCTTGATTTTATTGCTTCATTAAGCCGCTGTAGGAATTGGGATGCCAAAGGTGGAAAAAGCAAGTCCTATTTTGCAAAAACACTTGATGACAGATTCATcataaaggaaataaagaaGACAGAACTTGATTCATTTTTGgggttttcttctttgtatttCAAACACATGAGAGAGTCATTTGAGTCTGGAAGTCAAACTTGTCTTGCAAAAGTCTTGGGGATCTATCAG GTTACTAAAAGACATGTCAAAAGTGGAAAAGAGGTTAGATATGACCTCATGGTGATGGAAAATCTTACCTACAATCGAAATATTACTCGCCAGTATGATCTTAAAGGTGCTCTTTTTGCCCGGTACAATTCTGCTGCTGATGGTGATGGAGATGTTCTTTTGGATCAGAACTTTGTGAATGACATGAACTCTTCCCCATTATATGTCAGTCATAAAGCAAAGCGTGTTCTTCAACGCGCTGTTTGGAATGACACATCTTTTCTGAAT TCAATCAATGTGATGGATTACTCCTTGCTTGTTGGAGTAGATTCTCAGAAGCGCGAGCTAGTCTGCGGGATCATTGATTATCTCAGGCAATATACATGGGACAAGCATCTTGAGACATGGATGAAGTCATCACTTGTTGTGCCAAGAAATGTGTTGCCAACTGTAATCTCTCCTAAAGAATACAAAAAGAGGTTCAGAAAGTTTAtgtctacatatttttttagtattccAGATCACTGGTGTTCTCAGAAATCTTCCAATCCTTGCAAactttgttgctcaggggaagaagatgatgatcaTCCTTCCCCAGAAAAGCCCTAG
- the LOC106772061 gene encoding putative 1-phosphatidylinositol-3-phosphate 5-kinase FAB1D isoform X1 — MCIMCHYCGAGLSESNFDNKKEGNESSLKFNAKVSIRPCKSCGEKLERANAKWRSNSPYVTPYVSPTTSLQSTDSCVSTCSDFSVDVNSCDRTSQEESTVEGGVEDLGYQVNGSQKAMESYSEESNNNNEGYTVRDVEIAQGHNFQEEKAYHSEDPIESSVEETEYSLPDDLEVQTWEPPEPENPQDDMDNSVTCNDDDEDHGMEIANLGEPISINSSEDELSGTYRFKEEKLRAMEEMMNGKFKALVGQLLKSVGVSSSDEGDKCWVDIVTSLSWEAASFLKPDAVGGSTMNPDGYVKVKCIAAGSRGQSQLIRGLVFKKHAAHKHMPTKYKNPRLLLISGALGHSIDGLSSFDSMDQEKDDLKSKMDRIEMCHPNVILVEKTVSRDVQESILAKGMTLVFDMKLHRLERVARCTGSPILSCDNLNGQKLRHCDFVYFEKFVEEHDGVGEGGKKPTKTLMFIEGCPTRLGCTILLKGTHSDELKRIKCVLRCAVVMAYHLILETSFLVDQKAMFSTIPSSSVTDILPTNKDSCDLASTNSSIPSLEYSGENGIVSTDIVICNGLQEQNTNGNNSGEEFSPFSCEPYNPAVFSGFSAISSSLKKVMGDSFPFASSAPYQSLSAYFGFNGRKPDGQVDESISVLNSPEADGITMIEGKNHSNEVKSLNDGQSLSSPVYIDSSGNISKDGHNDRKELQSKDDINSVLDSQSILVLMSSRNALRGTVCKQSHFSHIMFYNNFDIPLGKFLQDNLLNQTRLCDACQELPDAHFYYYAHHNKQLTIQVKRLPLEKLLPGEAEGKIWMWSRCRKCSSGSTKRVLISTTARSLSFGKFLELGLSRYSSSRKLSCGHSLDRDFLYFFGLGHMVAMFRYSSVTTYTVSMPPQKLEFNGAMRQEWLLKETKNVYMKGISLFREVANCLKTIQFDGLGGSIRDFSEVEKMLKQEQEEFEENVKTAIAKKGDPDQASFKLLTLNRLMWDLLIESYVWVQRLYPLRSPDSLRLESDVSEKVMQDGDIEIMFDTPVQVHELTVKEIPIGGPLLDCNEQDDSSNTQDVKVPVVDDLISRRSSDQKLKLSLDVSTQLPDHLEVRKNSPVSTDIPANHPVADLKLLSKSASNSPVSNLLDSNDWLWKPFTDIRQIGIREFQKRLLPKFESVSSSIAEYIPTANQLITEEGTRLHIPLKTDNYVVSDFEGEPSSIIACALALLKDTYQVSEVDDEDDRNETGITSNSSESLHSLTNGTLTSLQSFSRSSSDSESVHSAASSSEESRASRATENHSIEIAMGGAKSLGREKYSVICHYFKHFRELRNWCCPSELDFIASLSRCRNWDAKGGKSKSYFAKTLDDRFIIKEIKKTELDSFLGFSSLYFKHMRESFESGSQTCLAKVLGIYQVTKRHVKSGKEVRYDLMVMENLTYNRNITRQYDLKGALFARYNSAADGDGDVLLDQNFVNDMNSSPLYVSHKAKRVLQRAVWNDTSFLNSINVMDYSLLVGVDSQKRELVCGIIDYLRQYTWDKHLETWMKSSLVVPRNVLPTVISPKEYKKRFRKFMSTYFFSIPDHWCSQKSSNPCKLCCSGEEDDDHPSPEKP, encoded by the exons ATGTGTATTATGTGCCATTATTGTGGTGCGGGCTTGTCAGAATCAAATTTTGACAATAAAAAAGAGGGTAATGAGAGTAGTCTAAAGTTCAATGCCAAAGTTTCCATTAGGCCTTGCAAATCCTGTGGAGAGAAGCTAGAGCGAGCAAATGCGAAGTGGCGTAGTAATAGTCCATATGTGACACCATATGTCAGTCCAACTACATCATTGCAAAGTACTGATAGCTGTGTCTCCACCTGCA GTGACTTTTCAGTTGATGTGAACTCATGTGACAG GACTAGTCAAGAAGAGAGTACAGTTGAAGGTGGCGTGGAAGATCTCGGTTatcaggtgaatggttcacaaAAAGCGATGGAAAGCTATTCCGAAGAAAGCAATAACAACAATGAGGGTTACACAGTGAGAGATGTGGAAATTGCACAAGGGCAtaactttcaagaagaaaaagctTATCATTCTGAAGACCCTATTGAATCCTCTGTCGAGGAAACTGAATATTCTCTTCCCGATGATCTGGAAGTCCAAACTTGGGAACCTCCTGAGCCAGAGAACCCACAGGATGACATGGACAATAGTGTGACCTGTAATGACGATGATGAAGACCACGGCATGGAGATTGCAAACTTGGGTGAGCCAATTTCTATCAATAGTTCCGAGGATGAATTAAGTGGGACCTATAGGTTCAAAGAGGAAAAACTAAGAGCAATGGAAGAAATGATGAATGGGAAATTCAAGGCACTTGTTGGTCAGCTTCTTAAATCTGTAGGTGTTTCCTCTTCGGACGAAGGTGATAAGTGTTGGGTGGACATAGTTACATCTTTATCATGGGAAGCCGCATCTTTTTTGAAGCCTGATGCAGTAGGAGGTAGTACAATGAATCCTGATGGATATGTTAAAGTGAAGTGCATTGCTGCTGGTTCTCGTGGCCAAAG TCAACTAATCAGAGGTTTGGTCTTCAAAAAACATGCTGCTCACAAGCATATGCCAACTAAGTATAAAAATCCTAGATTATTACTGATTAGTGGCGCGCTTGGTCATTCTATTGATGGCCTGTCCTCATTTGACTCCATGGACCAG GAGAAGGATGATCTGAAATCTAAAATGGATCGTATTGAAATGTGCCATCCAAATGTTATATTAGTGGAGAAAACTGTCTCTCGTGATGTACAAGAGTCAATTTTGGCAAAGGGAATGACACTTGTGTTTGATATGAAGCTTCACCGTCTGGAAAGAGTTGCACGTTGTACTGGTTCACCAATTTTATCATGTGATAATTTGAATGGTCAAAAGCTAAGACACtgtgattttgtttattttgagaaGTTTGTGGAGGAACATGATGGGGTTGGTGAAGGAGGAAAGAAGCCCACCAAGACTTTGATGTTCATTGAGGGCTGTCCTACACGTTTGGGCTGCACA ATTTTACTGAAAGGAACTCATAGTGATGAGCTGAAGAGGATTAAATGTGTCTTGCGCTGTGCAGTTGTCATGGCATATCACTTAATTCTTGAAACTTCATTTCTTGTTGATCAGAAAGCTATGTTCTCTACCATTCCATCTTCGAGTGTCACAGATATCTTGCCAACAAATAAAGATTCCTGTGATTTAGCATCGACTAATTCAAGCATTCCATCTCTTGAGTATTCTGGTGAAAATGGAATAGTTAGTACTGATATTGTTATATGCAATGGACTTCAAGAACAAAACACAAATGGAAACAATTCAGGAGAGGAGTTTTCTCCATTCTCTTGTGAACCATATAATCCAGCTGTCTTTTCTGGGTTCTCAGCTATTTCATCTTCTCTTAAGAAAGTTATGGGGGATAGTTTTCCCTTTGCTTCTTCTGCTCCTTATCAATCTTTATCAGCATACTTTGGCTTCAATGGAAGGAAGCCTGATGGTCAGGTTGATGAGTCAATTTCTGTTTTAAACTCTCCAGAGGCTGATGGAATTACCATGATTGAAGGAAAAAATCATTCTAATGAAGTGAAGTCGCTTAATGATGGGCAATCCCTGTCTTCCCCCGTGTACATAGATTCCAGTGGGAATATAAGTAAAGACGGCCATAATGATAGAAAAGAACTCCAAAGTAAAGATGATATCAATTCAGTATTGGATTCTCAGAGTATTTTGGTCTTGATGTCTAGCCGGAATGCCTTAAGAGGGACTGTATGCAAGCAAAGTCATTTTTCCCATATTATGTTCTACAACAATTTTGATATTCCACTTGGAAAGTTTCTTCAGGACAACTTGCTCAATCAG ACAAGACTTTGTGATGCATGTCAAGAATTGCCAGATGCTCACTTTTATTATTATGCTCATCACAATAAACAGCTTACAATACAAGTTAAACGGTTGCCCCTGGAAAAACTTTTGCCTGGGGAGGCAGAAGGGAAAATTTGGATGTGGAGCCGTTGTCGAAAATGCAGTTCTGGTTCTACAAAGAGAGTGTTGATATCTACCACTGCCCGTAGTCTATCATTTGGAAAATTTTTGGAACTTGGCCTTTCTCGCTATTCTTCTAGCAGAAAATTGAGTTGTGGCCATTCTCTTGATAGGgattttctctatttctttgG ATTAGGTCACATGGTTGCTATGTTCAGATATTCTTCTGTCACCACATACACTGTGTCTATGCCTCCTCAGAAACTGGAGTTCAATGGTGCAATGAGACAAGAATGGCTTTTAAAAGAGACTAAGAAT gTGTATATGAAAGGCATATCATTATTCAGAGAAGTTGCAAACTGTTTGAAGACAATACAATTTGATGGCCTTGGAGGATCAATTAGAGATTTTTCTGAGGTTGAGAAGATGTTAAAGCAAGAGCAAGAAGAGTTTGAG GAAAATGTCAAGACTGCCATTGCTAAAAAAGGGGATCCAGACCAGGCTTCCTTCAAACTTCTCACTTTGAACCGGTTAATGTGGGATCTTCTGATTGAATCCTATGTGTGGGTTCAACGGTTGTACCCATTACGCTCACCTGATAGCTTAAGACTTGAATCTGATGTCTCTGAGAAAGTCATGCAAGATGGGGATATAGAAATTATGTTTGACACACCTGTTCAAGTACATGAACTAACAGTAAAGGAAATTCCAATTGGAGGACCTCTTCTGGACTGTAATGAACAAGATGATTCATCTAACACACAGGATGTGAAAGTAcctgttgttgatgatttgaTATCAAGGAGATCTTCTGACCAAAAGTTGAAATTGAGTCTGGATGTTTCCACTCAGTTACCAGATCATCTTGAAGTACGCAAGAATTCTCCAGTTTCTACCGATATTCCAGCTAATCATCCAGTTGCAGATTTGAAGCTATTAAGTAAAAGTGCTTCCAACTCACCAGTTTCCAACTTGCTGGATTCAAATGATTGGCTCTGGAAGCCATTTACCGACATTCGGCAGATAGGCATAAGGGAATTCCAGAAAAGATTATTGCCAAAATTTGAATCTGTAAGCAGCTCCATTGCTGAATATATACCCACAGCCAATCAATTAATCACCGAGGAAGGTACACGGTTGCATATCCCTCTCAAGACCGACAATTATGTTGTGTCTGACTTCGAGGGTGAACCCTCAAGTATTATTGCTTGTGCACTGGCCTTATTGAAAGATACATATCAGGTATCAGAAGTTGATGATGAGGACGACAGAAATGAAACTGGTATAACTTCCAATTCATCAGAAAGTTTGCATAGCTTGACTAATGGTACCTTAACTTCTTTACAATCATTTTCAAGGAGTTCTTCAGATTCCGAGTCTGTACATTCTGCAGCAAGCAGTTCAGAAGAGTCACGAGCCTCTCGTGCTACAGAAAACCATAGCATAGAGATTGCAATGGGTGGTGCAAAATCACTTGGCAGGGAAAAATACTCAGTGATATGTCATTATTTCAAGCATTTTCGTGAACTTAGAAACTGGTGTTGCCCATCTGAGCTTGATTTTATTGCTTCATTAAGCCGCTGTAGGAATTGGGATGCCAAAGGTGGAAAAAGCAAGTCCTATTTTGCAAAAACACTTGATGACAGATTCATcataaaggaaataaagaaGACAGAACTTGATTCATTTTTGgggttttcttctttgtatttCAAACACATGAGAGAGTCATTTGAGTCTGGAAGTCAAACTTGTCTTGCAAAAGTCTTGGGGATCTATCAG GTTACTAAAAGACATGTCAAAAGTGGAAAAGAGGTTAGATATGACCTCATGGTGATGGAAAATCTTACCTACAATCGAAATATTACTCGCCAGTATGATCTTAAAGGTGCTCTTTTTGCCCGGTACAATTCTGCTGCTGATGGTGATGGAGATGTTCTTTTGGATCAGAACTTTGTGAATGACATGAACTCTTCCCCATTATATGTCAGTCATAAAGCAAAGCGTGTTCTTCAACGCGCTGTTTGGAATGACACATCTTTTCTGAAT TCAATCAATGTGATGGATTACTCCTTGCTTGTTGGAGTAGATTCTCAGAAGCGCGAGCTAGTCTGCGGGATCATTGATTATCTCAGGCAATATACATGGGACAAGCATCTTGAGACATGGATGAAGTCATCACTTGTTGTGCCAAGAAATGTGTTGCCAACTGTAATCTCTCCTAAAGAATACAAAAAGAGGTTCAGAAAGTTTAtgtctacatatttttttagtattccAGATCACTGGTGTTCTCAGAAATCTTCCAATCCTTGCAAactttgttgctcaggggaagaagatgatgatcaTCCTTCCCCAGAAAAGCCCTAG